Proteins encoded together in one Candidatus Xianfuyuplasma coldseepsis window:
- a CDS encoding sigma-70 family RNA polymerase sigma factor, which translates to MYIKHNDYEIIHEIREGNHDALELMFEKYKNLISKKISKFNLWYDYDDMLQEGYMILYKSIQTFDQKENKTFTNYFMLNLERRFITIVTKRVRRGEIFRSNELFIYEHNHNGDHHSAYYELYLHEIKKILTKKEFVVYTLRELQNYSISFISQECDLPNKTIYNSLHRAKQKIKQHFHN; encoded by the coding sequence TTGTATATCAAACATAATGACTATGAGATTATCCATGAAATACGCGAGGGTAATCACGATGCATTAGAACTTATGTTTGAGAAATACAAAAACCTGATTTCGAAAAAGATTTCAAAGTTCAACCTATGGTATGATTACGATGATATGTTACAAGAAGGATATATGATTTTATACAAATCGATTCAGACGTTTGACCAGAAAGAGAATAAGACTTTTACAAATTACTTCATGTTGAATCTTGAACGACGGTTCATAACCATTGTCACAAAGCGTGTTCGCCGGGGTGAGATTTTTAGAAGTAATGAGTTGTTTATTTATGAACATAATCACAATGGTGATCATCACTCGGCGTATTACGAGTTATATTTGCATGAAATCAAGAAAATTCTTACGAAAAAAGAGTTTGTAGTGTATACTTTAAGAGAACTTCAAAATTACAGCATTTCCTTCATTAGTCAAGAGTGTGATCTGCCAAATAAGACAATATACAATTCATTACACCGAGCAAAACAAAAAATTAAGCAGCATTTTCACAACTAA
- the rpmG gene encoding 50S ribosomal protein L33, with amino-acid sequence MRQKVILICEECLSRNYTAYKNKDKQTRLEVKKYCKRCDKHTLHKESK; translated from the coding sequence ATGAGACAAAAAGTTATTCTAATTTGTGAAGAGTGTTTATCCCGCAATTACACGGCATATAAAAATAAGGATAAACAAACAAGATTAGAAGTTAAAAAATATTGCAAACGGTGCGATAAGCATACATTGCACAAAGAGAGTAAATAG
- the secE gene encoding preprotein translocase subunit SecE: protein MAKLQIPDKKPSRVLEILRKEYPFERILLGVLGALVIILGVYLLQGILNPTQALLEIRLTDWWIFNSETKRIIFTIVVIVIGVVSLFMAIWPFFVPSFAEMKKVTWPNRKTILNHSARVFGFIIILSAFFLIVDWPLRRLFQWITELGA from the coding sequence ATGGCAAAACTACAAATCCCAGACAAAAAACCAAGCAGAGTCTTGGAAATCTTACGTAAAGAATACCCGTTTGAACGCATCTTACTTGGTGTGTTAGGGGCATTGGTTATCATTTTAGGTGTCTACTTATTGCAAGGTATTTTGAATCCAACCCAAGCATTGCTTGAAATTCGTTTAACAGATTGGTGGATTTTCAATTCAGAAACGAAGCGAATCATCTTTACCATTGTTGTTATCGTCATTGGTGTGGTATCGTTGTTTATGGCAATCTGGCCATTCTTTGTTCCAAGTTTCGCAGAAATGAAAAAAGTGACTTGGCCCAATCGCAAAACAATTTTAAACCATTCCGCACGAGTATTTGGATTCATTATCATTTTATCTGCATTCTTCCTCATAGTGGACTGGCCACTACGCAGATTGTTCCAATGGATTACTGAATTAGGGGCATAG
- the nusG gene encoding transcription termination/antitermination protein NusG, translated as MEGERRWYIVQTYSGYENSVKLNLERRIESMQMEDKIFQVMIPEEIRQERKNDGTLKEKIVKIFPGYVFVEMIVTDDSWFVVRNTPGVTGFLGSSGGGTKPVPLPPDEINPILKKCGLMEVTKIDLALNEKVRVATGPFRDQVGTIDSIDEEKQEVTVLVDMFGRQTPVELSFDDIQKL; from the coding sequence ATGGAAGGCGAACGTAGATGGTATATCGTTCAAACCTATTCGGGGTATGAAAATTCGGTTAAGCTGAATTTGGAACGCCGGATTGAATCAATGCAAATGGAGGACAAGATTTTCCAAGTCATGATTCCTGAAGAAATTCGCCAAGAGCGGAAAAACGACGGGACGTTAAAGGAGAAAATTGTTAAAATCTTTCCTGGTTATGTCTTTGTCGAAATGATTGTAACCGATGATTCATGGTTTGTTGTACGGAACACACCTGGAGTTACAGGGTTCCTTGGAAGTAGTGGTGGCGGTACGAAACCAGTTCCACTTCCTCCTGATGAAATCAATCCAATTCTGAAGAAATGCGGCTTGATGGAAGTAACCAAAATTGATCTGGCACTCAATGAAAAAGTACGGGTTGCTACCGGTCCATTCCGGGATCAAGTTGGTACCATTGATAGCATTGATGAAGAGAAACAAGAAGTAACGGTGTTGGTCGATATGTTTGGTCGCCAAACACCGGTTGAATTATCGTTTGACGATATTCAAAAGCTGTAG
- the rplK gene encoding 50S ribosomal protein L11 — protein sequence MAKEIKTLVKLQIPAGRANPAPPVGPALGQAGVNIQEFCLKFNEATKEQMGNIIPVVITVYDDRTFTFITKTPPASDLLKKAAGVEKGAGNPLLEKVGSITKAQLQEIAEIKMPDLNANDIEAAMNIIAGSARNMGITIKD from the coding sequence GTGGCTAAAGAAATTAAGACTCTTGTAAAACTGCAAATCCCAGCAGGACGTGCAAATCCAGCTCCACCAGTTGGTCCAGCATTAGGTCAAGCAGGTGTGAATATTCAAGAATTTTGCTTGAAATTCAACGAAGCAACCAAGGAACAAATGGGGAACATTATTCCTGTTGTTATTACAGTGTACGATGATCGGACATTTACGTTCATCACCAAAACACCACCAGCCAGCGACTTATTGAAAAAAGCGGCAGGTGTTGAAAAAGGTGCAGGGAATCCATTATTGGAAAAAGTAGGTTCAATCACTAAAGCTCAATTACAAGAAATTGCAGAGATTAAAATGCCGGACTTGAATGCAAATGACATTGAAGCAGCAATGAACATTATTGCCGGTTCTGCACGAAACATGGGAATCACAATTAAGGACTAG
- the rplA gene encoding 50S ribosomal protein L1, whose translation MAKKGKKFLAAAAQIEAKKYDLVEAVELLKKVSFEKFDASVEFAIRLNLDPRKAEQNLRGAVVLPHGTGKTKTVLVFAQGDKAKEAEAAGADFVGDDEYVEKIQKGWLGFDTVVATPDMMSKIGRLGRVLGPRGLMPNPKTGTVTMDVEKAVTEIKAGKVNYRVDKVGNIHVTVGKVSFETKKLQENIRVIYDTLVKLRPSTVKGVFVQNVSIASTMGPGIKVDSETIM comes from the coding sequence ATGGCTAAAAAAGGAAAAAAATTCTTAGCTGCCGCTGCTCAAATTGAAGCAAAAAAATATGATTTAGTTGAAGCAGTTGAATTACTGAAAAAAGTATCATTCGAGAAATTTGATGCATCCGTAGAATTTGCGATTCGCCTAAACTTAGATCCTCGTAAAGCTGAACAAAACTTACGTGGAGCCGTTGTACTTCCACATGGTACGGGTAAAACCAAAACCGTGTTGGTATTTGCACAAGGTGATAAAGCAAAAGAAGCTGAAGCAGCAGGTGCTGACTTTGTTGGAGACGACGAATACGTCGAAAAAATCCAAAAAGGTTGGCTGGGATTTGATACAGTTGTTGCAACCCCAGACATGATGTCAAAAATCGGACGTTTAGGACGCGTACTTGGTCCTCGTGGCTTAATGCCAAACCCGAAAACAGGGACGGTAACAATGGATGTAGAAAAAGCAGTTACAGAAATTAAAGCTGGTAAAGTGAACTATCGTGTTGATAAAGTAGGAAACATTCACGTAACCGTTGGTAAAGTATCATTTGAAACCAAAAAGTTACAAGAAAATATCCGCGTAATCTACGACACACTAGTGAAACTGAGACCATCAACCGTTAAAGGTGTGTTTGTACAAAACGTATCAATCGCATCAACAATGGGTCCTGGTATTAAAGTCGATTCAGAGACGATAATGTAG
- the rplJ gene encoding 50S ribosomal protein L10, whose amino-acid sequence MSVKAIERKKLEVEALVERMKTANSFVIVDYSGLTVEQVTRLRRELRENGCEMAVIKNNITRRAASELGFNELEDALVGPNAVAFSHEDSVSAAKVIYDFALQNKALELKVGVVDGEYMDNENINVIATIPSRETLLTMIASGILQPIKEVAIALDLMAQEMESPQELESPQE is encoded by the coding sequence GTGTCAGTAAAAGCAATCGAACGTAAAAAACTAGAAGTAGAAGCATTGGTTGAACGGATGAAAACGGCAAATAGTTTCGTTATCGTTGATTATAGCGGATTAACCGTTGAACAAGTAACACGATTACGTCGTGAATTGCGTGAAAATGGATGTGAAATGGCTGTCATCAAGAACAACATTACCCGCCGCGCAGCTTCCGAACTTGGATTTAACGAGTTGGAAGACGCATTGGTTGGACCAAACGCCGTCGCATTCAGTCACGAAGATAGTGTTTCTGCAGCAAAAGTTATTTATGACTTTGCACTACAAAACAAAGCATTGGAATTAAAAGTTGGGGTCGTCGATGGCGAGTACATGGACAATGAAAACATCAATGTTATCGCAACCATCCCATCAAGAGAGACATTACTCACAATGATTGCATCTGGAATCTTACAACCTATTAAAGAGGTTGCAATCGCGTTAGACTTAATGGCTCAAGAAATGGAAAGTCCACAAGAATTAGAAAGTCCACAAGAATAA
- the rplL gene encoding 50S ribosomal protein L7/L12, which produces MALTNQEIIEALKEKTLLELKDLVDLMKEEFGVDPSAVAVAAPGAAAADEGPSEVTVTLENPGTSKIPVIKAVRAITGLGLKEAKALVDSAPAPIKENIKPEEAEELKAQLEEAGAVVSVK; this is translated from the coding sequence ATGGCATTAACAAACCAAGAAATTATTGAAGCGTTGAAAGAAAAAACGTTATTAGAGTTGAAAGACTTAGTTGATTTAATGAAAGAAGAGTTTGGTGTTGATCCAAGCGCAGTCGCAGTCGCAGCACCTGGTGCAGCAGCAGCGGATGAAGGACCAAGCGAAGTTACTGTTACATTAGAAAATCCTGGAACAAGCAAAATTCCAGTTATCAAAGCAGTACGCGCAATCACTGGTTTAGGATTAAAAGAAGCAAAAGCTTTAGTTGATAGTGCACCTGCACCAATCAAAGAAAACATCAAACCAGAAGAAGCAGAAGAACTTAAAGCTCAATTAGAAGAAGCAGGAGCAGTTGTATCTGTTAAATAA
- a CDS encoding class I SAM-dependent methyltransferase, with protein MSHYFTNNDKTLKSNPQVIAFRVHDTDFSCTTDHGVFSKDSLDRGTAVLLNHLKVEATAKTALDLGCGYGPIGLVLHRVFGLEVDMVDVNERALSLATTNIKQNDAIATVFYSDGFNDVNRSYDLIVSNPPIRVGKEKLYQLLSGAVHHLHPGGSFVFVINKKHGAKSALHYVETIYSSVEVLGKDKGFYVITCKK; from the coding sequence ATGTCACACTACTTTACGAACAATGATAAAACACTAAAAAGCAATCCACAAGTGATTGCTTTTCGTGTTCATGACACCGATTTTTCTTGCACCACCGATCACGGGGTGTTCAGCAAGGATTCCCTCGACAGAGGAACAGCTGTATTACTAAACCATCTCAAGGTTGAAGCCACCGCTAAAACGGCACTTGATCTTGGGTGTGGTTATGGACCGATTGGACTTGTATTGCATCGGGTATTTGGACTTGAAGTCGACATGGTTGATGTCAATGAACGAGCACTATCGCTTGCTACAACGAACATCAAGCAAAACGATGCGATAGCTACAGTCTTTTACAGTGATGGATTTAATGATGTCAATCGATCGTATGATCTAATCGTCAGCAATCCACCAATCCGCGTTGGTAAAGAAAAATTATATCAATTATTATCCGGTGCCGTACATCATCTACATCCGGGCGGTTCGTTCGTGTTTGTCATCAATAAAAAGCACGGTGCGAAGAGTGCCCTACATTATGTTGAAACCATCTATTCAAGCGTTGAAGTACTTGGCAAAGACAAAGGCTTCTACGTCATTACTTGTAAAAAGTGA
- a CDS encoding DNA-directed RNA polymerase subunit beta — MGYKIVKYGKVRDRRNYSRVKSNVELPDLIKVQTESFKWFIEKGLAELFRDISPIQNFTEEIEMYFEDYELSPEKYDINESKIKDMTYSRPLRVNVKLVNKETGEIKQQKIFMGDFPMMTPTGSFIINGSERVIVSQIVRSAGVFFSENIDKKTLKSKYLGQVIPTRGAWLEYEMGSKNVLFVKLDRSKKIPLTTLLRALGFSSSEQIVETYGDSELLSLTLAKDPTNDSGEAIKEVYSKLRQGETATIDGAKSFLMSRLFDAKRYDLAEVGRFKINKKLDVLNRVHGKRLAYDLVDPDTGEIIVEKNTFINRKVVELLKDYRHLFTQKVYGVGAYDLEYDFETQLAAFRGVHVGNDDLFSFMSDEALLNEIKSQEYQEWTTYYNMYLESKGMTEKIFTEQFGKPHVKEVKAAFENIFDNENIYFELAEIQVLEIFSKDENDEDIVVKVIGNNSYEDVVHIVPSDIVASISYYLNLFDRVGSLDDIDHLGNRRLRLIGELLKNQFRIGLTKMEKNVKDRMSTKEPDEITPQKLINIRPLTSSLKEFFGSSQLSQFMAQTNPLDELTHKRRISALGPGGLTRDRAGFEVRDVHNSHYGRICPIETPEGQNIGLINSLASYVKVNKYGFMETPYLKVDVNDKGEATVTDEMVYLSADEEERFVIAQGNTIVGDDMKVIPESVVARHQGETKMFPKVELELMDVSPKQIVSISTACIPFLEHDDANRALMGANMQRQAIPLLRPEAPFVGTGIEFKAAHDSGSALVATHDGVVEYVDSNVIKIRRETGELDVYSMYKFQRSNQGTCINQTPIVAVGDIIKASDTITDGPSMDQGELALGRNVVVAFMTWNGYNYEDAIIMSERLVKEDIYTSIHIEKYELEARDTKLGKEEITREIPHVSEEGRRYLDEKGIIIPGAEVFEGDILVGKVTPKGVTDPTPEDKLLLAIFGEKSREVRDTSLKVPHGGGGIVQSVKYFSRANGDELPPGVNEVVRIFIVQKRKINEGDKMAGRHGNKGVISKILPVEDMPYMEDGTPIDIMLNPLGVPSRMNIGQVLEIHLGMAAKRLGVHVATPVFDGVKNSDLAEIMEEAGMRPTGKQSLYSGQTGDKFDNDISVGVMYMIKLDHMVDDKLHARSVGPYTLVTQQPMGGKAQNGGQRFGEMEVWALEAYGAAYALQEMLTVKSDDLIGRNKVFRAIVDGKSIPQPSLPESFRVLTRELQSLGIYVELINKETGVNEANKSLVNEDGEDYISKYGFNS, encoded by the coding sequence GTGGGTTATAAAATCGTAAAATACGGGAAAGTCCGCGATCGACGAAACTACTCGCGAGTCAAGTCGAATGTGGAACTTCCAGACTTAATCAAAGTACAAACAGAATCATTTAAATGGTTTATAGAAAAAGGGTTAGCGGAGTTATTCCGCGACATATCACCGATTCAGAACTTTACGGAAGAAATTGAAATGTATTTTGAGGATTATGAACTTAGTCCAGAGAAATACGATATCAATGAATCCAAAATCAAAGATATGACCTATTCACGACCACTGCGAGTAAACGTCAAACTCGTCAATAAAGAAACTGGCGAAATTAAACAACAGAAAATCTTTATGGGTGATTTCCCTATGATGACACCTACCGGTAGTTTTATTATCAACGGTAGTGAACGGGTTATCGTGTCGCAAATCGTCCGTAGTGCGGGTGTATTCTTCTCGGAAAACATTGATAAGAAAACCCTAAAAAGCAAGTATTTAGGACAAGTAATCCCAACTCGTGGAGCTTGGCTTGAGTACGAAATGGGATCGAAAAATGTCCTCTTTGTAAAATTGGACAGAAGTAAAAAAATCCCCCTCACCACATTACTCCGTGCATTAGGATTTTCCAGTAGTGAACAAATCGTTGAAACCTATGGTGACAGCGAGCTTTTGTCGTTGACATTAGCAAAAGATCCAACCAACGATTCTGGCGAAGCCATCAAGGAAGTCTATTCGAAACTACGTCAAGGTGAAACCGCAACAATCGATGGTGCGAAATCGTTCTTGATGAGTCGCTTATTTGATGCGAAACGCTACGACTTAGCGGAAGTTGGACGCTTTAAAATAAACAAAAAACTCGATGTCTTAAACCGTGTTCATGGGAAACGACTAGCCTATGATTTAGTCGATCCTGATACCGGTGAAATCATCGTTGAAAAAAATACCTTTATCAATCGTAAAGTCGTTGAACTATTAAAAGACTACCGTCACTTGTTTACTCAAAAAGTATACGGTGTAGGTGCCTACGATTTGGAATATGATTTTGAAACACAACTAGCCGCATTCCGCGGTGTTCATGTTGGGAATGACGATCTCTTTAGCTTTATGTCAGATGAAGCGTTACTCAATGAAATCAAATCCCAGGAATACCAAGAGTGGACGACGTACTACAACATGTACCTAGAGTCCAAAGGAATGACGGAAAAAATCTTTACCGAACAATTTGGTAAACCACATGTCAAAGAAGTAAAAGCCGCATTTGAAAACATCTTTGATAATGAAAACATCTATTTTGAATTAGCTGAGATTCAAGTACTCGAAATCTTCAGTAAAGACGAAAATGACGAAGACATCGTCGTGAAAGTCATTGGGAATAACTCGTACGAGGATGTTGTTCACATTGTCCCATCAGACATTGTCGCCAGTATTTCCTACTACTTAAATCTATTTGATCGCGTTGGATCCTTGGATGATATCGATCATCTTGGAAACCGTCGTTTGCGATTAATCGGTGAATTACTGAAAAACCAATTCCGAATTGGTCTAACCAAAATGGAGAAAAATGTTAAAGATCGGATGTCCACCAAAGAACCTGATGAAATTACACCACAGAAATTGATTAACATTCGTCCCTTAACATCAAGCTTAAAAGAATTCTTTGGGAGCTCACAGTTATCCCAATTTATGGCACAAACGAACCCACTCGATGAATTGACACACAAACGTCGGATCAGTGCCCTTGGTCCTGGTGGATTAACCCGTGACCGTGCTGGATTTGAAGTACGTGACGTTCACAACTCTCACTACGGACGTATTTGTCCAATTGAAACACCTGAGGGACAAAACATCGGATTGATCAATAGTTTGGCAAGTTACGTAAAAGTCAATAAATATGGATTTATGGAAACCCCATATCTCAAAGTGGATGTCAATGACAAAGGGGAAGCAACCGTAACCGATGAAATGGTCTACTTGTCCGCCGATGAAGAAGAACGCTTCGTCATCGCTCAAGGAAACACCATTGTTGGCGATGACATGAAAGTCATCCCTGAAAGTGTTGTTGCACGTCATCAAGGGGAAACCAAAATGTTCCCGAAAGTGGAACTGGAGTTAATGGACGTTTCACCAAAACAGATTGTATCGATTAGTACGGCTTGTATCCCATTCTTAGAACACGATGATGCCAACCGGGCATTAATGGGTGCAAACATGCAACGCCAAGCAATTCCACTACTTCGTCCCGAAGCACCATTTGTGGGTACTGGAATTGAGTTTAAAGCTGCTCATGATAGTGGTAGTGCTCTTGTAGCTACCCATGATGGTGTGGTTGAATATGTCGATTCAAACGTGATTAAGATTCGTCGTGAAACCGGTGAATTGGATGTTTATAGTATGTACAAATTCCAACGTTCAAACCAAGGTACTTGTATCAATCAAACACCAATCGTCGCTGTTGGCGATATAATCAAAGCCAGTGATACCATCACCGATGGTCCATCGATGGACCAAGGTGAACTTGCGTTAGGACGTAACGTTGTCGTTGCTTTCATGACCTGGAATGGGTACAACTATGAAGATGCGATCATTATGTCAGAACGCTTGGTGAAAGAAGACATATATACCTCGATTCACATTGAAAAATATGAACTCGAAGCACGCGACACCAAACTTGGAAAAGAAGAAATTACACGCGAAATTCCTCACGTCAGTGAAGAAGGTCGTCGTTACTTAGATGAAAAAGGAATTATTATCCCCGGTGCGGAAGTATTCGAGGGTGATATTCTCGTTGGTAAAGTTACACCAAAAGGTGTTACCGATCCAACCCCAGAAGACAAATTATTACTCGCCATCTTTGGGGAGAAATCACGTGAAGTGCGTGACACCTCCTTAAAAGTACCACATGGTGGTGGCGGTATTGTTCAAAGTGTTAAATACTTCAGTCGTGCCAATGGTGACGAACTGCCACCAGGGGTAAATGAAGTTGTGCGAATCTTCATTGTTCAAAAACGTAAAATCAATGAAGGTGACAAAATGGCCGGTCGACATGGGAACAAAGGGGTTATCTCGAAAATCCTTCCTGTGGAAGATATGCCATACATGGAAGACGGAACACCAATTGACATCATGTTGAACCCACTTGGGGTACCATCACGGATGAACATTGGGCAGGTTCTTGAGATTCACTTAGGAATGGCTGCGAAACGCTTAGGTGTTCACGTCGCTACTCCGGTATTTGACGGCGTTAAAAATAGTGATTTAGCTGAAATCATGGAAGAAGCAGGAATGCGCCCAACCGGAAAACAAAGCTTGTATTCAGGACAAACAGGAGACAAGTTTGATAATGATATATCCGTTGGTGTTATGTACATGATTAAACTAGACCACATGGTGGATGATAAACTCCATGCTCGTAGCGTTGGACCATATACTTTAGTTACCCAACAACCAATGGGTGGTAAAGCTCAAAACGGTGGACAACGTTTCGGAGAAATGGAAGTGTGGGCACTAGAAGCTTATGGTGCTGCATACGCGCTTCAAGAAATGCTTACCGTGAAGTCCGATGACTTAATCGGACGGAACAAAGTATTCCGTGCCATCGTCGATGGTAAGAGCATTCCACAACCAAGTCTACCAGAATCCTTCCGCGTCTTAACACGTGAACTGCAATCACTTGGAATCTACGTTGAGTTAATCAACAAAGAGACCGGTGTCAATGAAGCAAACAAAAGCTTAGTAAATGAAGATGGAGAAGACTATATTTCTAAATATGGCTTCAATTCGTAG